In Pleurocapsa sp. PCC 7319, the following are encoded in one genomic region:
- a CDS encoding dipeptidase: MKDILKIYILLMPMILLALNGCTLSKSLSERTSEIHDQILTVDTHIDWPMRQFLNPDFNPGVRHAPGQRESGQWDLIRMKEGGLDAVFMSIFTPQKKRTDEGHATAKEVALKQIELTKKMVAYNPDLAEIALTPEDAYRLEKTRKRAIFIGMENGYPIAKDLRNLQLFFNLGVRYITITHSKNNQLGDSSTDEQPEWGGLSPFGEKVVQEMNRLGMMVDISHVHDETFWDVIKLTKAPVIASHSSARMFHDVPHNMSDEMLKAIAKNGGVVQVALLDDFIKEMEQTQERATALEELKEETFALLHGELSQAEHKKVMEKMHKIDEKHPKNRPTLADAIDHLDHMVQVMGIDHVGIGSDFDGGGGLVGIDDVSEMPNITRELLARGYTADEIRKLWGGNLMRVFNQVIKVAEEPQKQN; encoded by the coding sequence ATGAAAGATATCTTGAAAATTTATATTTTGTTGATGCCAATGATTTTATTGGCTTTAAATGGATGCACGCTATCAAAATCATTGTCAGAACGAACCTCTGAAATTCACGATCAAATTTTAACAGTCGATACTCATATTGATTGGCCAATGAGACAGTTTTTAAACCCAGATTTCAATCCGGGCGTTAGGCATGCTCCTGGTCAACGTGAAAGTGGGCAATGGGATTTGATTCGCATGAAAGAAGGTGGATTGGATGCTGTATTTATGTCGATATTTACACCACAAAAAAAACGGACAGACGAAGGACATGCCACAGCCAAAGAAGTTGCGCTAAAGCAGATTGAATTAACTAAAAAGATGGTCGCCTACAATCCTGATCTGGCAGAGATTGCCTTAACTCCCGAAGATGCATATCGCTTGGAAAAAACTAGGAAACGCGCCATATTTATTGGCATGGAAAACGGCTATCCAATTGCTAAAGACCTTCGCAACTTACAATTATTCTTCAACCTGGGAGTTCGATACATAACCATAACTCACTCAAAAAACAATCAGCTGGGGGATTCTTCTACTGACGAGCAGCCCGAATGGGGTGGTTTGAGTCCATTTGGGGAGAAAGTTGTACAGGAAATGAATCGTTTGGGGATGATGGTTGATATTTCCCACGTACATGATGAGACCTTCTGGGATGTAATCAAGTTGACGAAAGCTCCCGTGATTGCTTCTCATTCTAGTGCACGCATGTTTCACGATGTTCCTCATAATATGAGTGATGAAATGCTCAAGGCGATCGCCAAAAACGGTGGAGTTGTTCAGGTGGCTCTGTTAGATGATTTCATTAAAGAAATGGAACAAACTCAGGAACGAGCGACGGCTTTAGAGGAATTAAAAGAAGAAACCTTTGCCTTGCTTCACGGAGAACTAAGTCAAGCTGAGCACAAGAAAGTCATGGAAAAAATGCACAAAATTGACGAAAAACATCCTAAAAATAGACCAACTCTCGCCGACGCGATCGATCATCTCGATCATATGGTTCAAGTCATGGGAATCGACCATGTGGGCATCGGCTCTGATTTCGATGGTGGTGGAGGACTTGTGGGAATCGATGACGTTTCGGAAATGCCAAACATCACGAGAGAATTGCTAGCTCGCGGTTATACAGCAGATGAAATCCGTAAACTCTGGGGTGGCAACTTGATGCGCGTTTTTAATCAAGTTATTAAGGTGGCAGAGGAACCCCAAAAACAGAACTAG
- a CDS encoding MOSC N-terminal beta barrel domain-containing protein — translation MKLAGTIEGLWRYPVKSLLGESCEVLRIDRRGVVGDRLLNRIFH, via the coding sequence ATGAAGTTAGCTGGAACAATTGAGGGACTGTGGCGTTATCCAGTAAAATCTCTGCTCGGTGAGTCTTGTGAAGTATTACGTATTGATCGGCGTGGTGTAGTCGGCGATCGCTTATTGAATCGAATTTTTCACTGA
- a CDS encoding TVP38/TMEM64 family protein, producing the protein MSELNLILSATSNIILGLSHYNLQAALHRILQGIQDLGWIGIIAFILLYIIATVALIPGSILTLGAGVVFGVVWGSIYVLVGAIIGETCAFLLGRYIARDWISRKIAGNKVFDALNQALNRDGLKIILLTRLSPIFPFSLLNYAFGVTGISLRDYFLGSIGMIPMTVTYVYFGSLAEDLANIDKATNLANPELQWLIKIVSFLATLAATVYITRISRKALEESLQKTAT; encoded by the coding sequence ATGAGCGAGCTTAATCTAATTCTCTCCGCAACTAGCAATATTATTTTAGGATTATCTCATTATAATCTGCAAGCAGCTTTACACCGTATTTTACAAGGAATTCAAGACTTAGGTTGGATCGGAATAATCGCCTTTATTCTGCTCTACATTATTGCTACTGTTGCTCTGATTCCTGGTTCGATTCTGACTTTAGGTGCAGGGGTAGTGTTTGGGGTTGTTTGGGGTTCAATATATGTGTTGGTGGGCGCAATTATTGGCGAGACTTGTGCTTTTTTGCTGGGGCGGTATATCGCAAGAGACTGGATTAGTCGCAAAATTGCAGGAAATAAGGTTTTTGACGCGCTTAATCAGGCTTTAAATCGAGATGGGTTAAAAATTATCCTGTTAACTCGTCTTTCTCCGATATTCCCTTTTAGCCTACTAAATTATGCCTTTGGTGTAACGGGAATATCTTTACGAGATTACTTCTTGGGTTCAATTGGGATGATCCCCATGACCGTTACCTATGTCTATTTTGGTTCTTTAGCGGAAGATTTAGCCAACATTGACAAGGCAACTAATCTAGCTAATCCTGAGCTGCAATGGCTGATAAAAATCGTTAGCTTCTTAGCTACTCTTGCTGCAACAGTTTATATTACTCGTATTTCTCGTAAAGCCTTAGAGGAATCTCTACAGAAGACTGCTACTTAA
- a CDS encoding universal stress protein, giving the protein MFKTILFPIELTREARKAIEITANMVKIHSSKLVILSVVEANAEGAMGSEEKVAKLLEEAKSFFANQGINAETIEKTGLPSFTICDVADEMNADLIIMGCRGLGLIDEEAAAESVTNRVINLANCPVLVVN; this is encoded by the coding sequence ATGTTTAAGACAATTTTATTTCCCATTGAATTAACTAGAGAAGCCCGTAAAGCGATCGAAATTACGGCGAATATGGTCAAAATTCACAGTAGCAAACTAGTCATTTTATCTGTAGTTGAAGCCAATGCAGAAGGTGCTATGGGTTCTGAAGAAAAGGTAGCCAAACTATTAGAGGAAGCTAAATCATTTTTTGCCAATCAAGGGATTAATGCCGAAACAATAGAGAAAACTGGTCTTCCTTCCTTTACTATTTGCGATGTTGCCGATGAAATGAATGCCGATCTAATTATTATGGGCTGTCGGGGTTTAGGTTTAATTGACGAAGAAGCTGCTGCCGAAAGTGTCACCAACCGCGTTATTAATCTGGCTAATTGTCCTGTGTTAGTAGTTAATTAG
- a CDS encoding PD-(D/E)XK nuclease family protein, whose translation MGRYIATELSSLVSLNSNIQVITPSKPIASSLKVPHYSLESLAQNIVRRQGFGIASTLFSRRLLQNAVQQTIDTQDVAGTAKAFLVTIKDLFRGGVDLRVLQKCSDPRIRQLGNLAIAYRQQLRKTKRIDAAEIYWQGAVDVTYQKAYLFYGYFAPGKDELALIDAIAGDNSILVLPQDELFPQNQKALGWLQSQGWKLLESHSNQVKSISQQLQKCFKQSAALPTGAKLNPFPNLEAEVRGVLTQVKVLLTQGVLPPDIVLITREEQLYGETLIDIAWEYNLPVQVSYEIPLEQTRIGAWLKLLLEVIRDQCPFEATAKLLSHPLAKCMSPEIWSEARQQHPQGIVAWQKLGIDLSLLNLSQNSYRRDIWLKRLQDILTSWDVLEKAKYWAREIVAFYRLQEALLELFKPGEQQLSKAGFLTEINEILALLTVPAQPGRGGIELHTPTSLLGTKYPYVFVLGSAEGILPAAIADDSILDFHSRKQLTNQGLDIETAIDIAQRETFNFYSLLDIPTQNITFSYPELIDRQPTFPSPYLTRLGLQPTTVNTLPLASIELTRQAYLRQPNLLDRQISSTLLIPSITTAWQVEARRGSAIAPDEYDGVIGIKIDPLRKIFSASQLTQLGQCPFKWYSARLLKLKELTEAESDLSAAFRGNLYHRTLELSLEQIKTASDLAKFNQEQLAQAFKTAEQELNLTQLPGWEAQRQEHLDLLALNLASTEFLPPERQVLARETKFDTQWYGLKVQGQVDRIDRTETGLTVIDYKTSGVTPAGVKDATGKANIDIQLAVYQDAIAEQYPDKSIEAAAYYSVTKQKTISRPQKDPQKLAAFAEKVKSYLEQGHYPVAPDIDRKACRYCDYDLVCRQGDRLSRQSH comes from the coding sequence ATGGGCAGATACATCGCAACTGAATTAAGTTCATTAGTTTCCCTTAATTCTAATATTCAGGTAATCACGCCAAGTAAACCAATTGCTTCCAGCCTCAAAGTTCCTCACTATAGTTTAGAAAGTCTGGCACAAAATATTGTTCGTCGCCAAGGGTTCGGAATTGCCTCTACCCTATTTAGCCGTCGTTTATTACAGAATGCTGTTCAACAAACTATTGATACTCAAGATGTAGCGGGTACGGCTAAAGCATTTTTAGTAACTATTAAAGACCTGTTTCGTGGCGGAGTAGATCTAAGGGTACTGCAAAAATGTTCTGACCCCAGAATACGACAACTAGGTAATTTAGCGATCGCCTATCGACAGCAGTTAAGAAAAACGAAGCGGATTGATGCAGCCGAAATCTATTGGCAGGGAGCAGTTGATGTCACCTATCAAAAAGCATATCTATTTTACGGTTATTTTGCCCCAGGTAAAGATGAATTAGCTTTGATAGATGCGATCGCCGGAGACAACAGTATTTTAGTCTTACCGCAAGATGAATTATTTCCTCAGAATCAAAAGGCGTTAGGGTGGTTACAATCTCAGGGGTGGAAATTACTAGAGAGTCATTCAAATCAGGTTAAGAGTATCAGCCAACAATTACAAAAGTGTTTTAAGCAGTCAGCAGCTTTACCTACAGGAGCTAAGTTAAACCCTTTTCCTAATTTAGAAGCAGAAGTACGGGGAGTATTAACTCAAGTTAAGGTTTTATTGACTCAGGGAGTTTTGCCACCAGATATTGTCTTAATAACCAGGGAAGAGCAATTGTATGGAGAGACTTTAATTGATATTGCTTGGGAATACAATCTACCCGTGCAAGTATCATACGAAATTCCTCTAGAGCAAACTCGCATCGGTGCCTGGTTAAAATTGCTATTAGAAGTAATTAGGGATCAATGTCCCTTTGAAGCTACAGCGAAATTATTATCTCATCCTCTAGCTAAATGTATGTCTCCCGAAATTTGGTCTGAGGCAAGACAGCAACATCCTCAAGGTATAGTGGCTTGGCAGAAGCTGGGAATCGATTTGAGCTTACTCAATTTGTCACAAAATAGCTATCGCCGAGATATTTGGCTCAAACGTTTACAAGATATTTTAACTAGTTGGGATGTACTGGAAAAAGCTAAATATTGGGCACGAGAAATTGTCGCTTTTTATCGTCTTCAAGAAGCTTTACTGGAATTGTTCAAACCTGGAGAGCAACAGTTAAGCAAGGCGGGTTTTCTGACTGAAATCAATGAAATACTAGCATTATTGACTGTACCTGCCCAACCAGGTAGAGGCGGCATTGAATTACATACTCCCACTTCTTTGTTGGGAACTAAATATCCTTATGTATTTGTTTTAGGCAGTGCTGAGGGAATTTTACCAGCGGCGATCGCTGACGACTCGATTTTAGATTTTCATAGTCGTAAGCAGTTAACTAATCAAGGCTTAGACATTGAAACCGCTATTGATATTGCCCAAAGAGAAACTTTTAATTTTTATAGTCTTTTAGACATCCCAACTCAAAATATCACTTTTTCTTATCCAGAATTAATTGATCGCCAGCCTACCTTCCCCAGTCCCTATCTAACTCGTCTCGGATTACAACCCACAACCGTAAATACCTTACCTCTAGCCAGTATTGAATTGACTCGTCAAGCATATCTGCGTCAGCCTAATTTATTAGATCGACAAATAAGTTCTACTTTGTTGATACCTAGTATTACTACAGCTTGGCAGGTGGAAGCTCGTCGAGGAAGTGCGATCGCGCCTGATGAATATGATGGAGTAATCGGAATTAAGATAGATCCCCTGCGTAAGATTTTTAGTGCTTCTCAGCTAACTCAGTTAGGTCAATGTCCCTTTAAATGGTATAGTGCGCGGTTGCTGAAACTCAAAGAATTAACTGAAGCTGAATCCGATCTCAGTGCTGCTTTTCGAGGCAATCTTTATCATCGCACTCTGGAATTATCTTTAGAACAGATTAAAACTGCTAGTGACTTAGCCAAATTTAACCAAGAACAGTTAGCCCAGGCCTTTAAAACTGCTGAACAAGAATTAAACTTAACCCAATTACCAGGGTGGGAGGCTCAACGCCAAGAACATTTAGATTTACTTGCCCTCAATTTAGCCAGTACAGAATTTTTACCTCCAGAAAGACAAGTTCTTGCCAGAGAAACCAAGTTTGATACTCAATGGTATGGCTTGAAAGTTCAGGGACAAGTAGACAGAATCGATCGCACTGAGACGGGATTAACCGTAATCGATTACAAAACTAGTGGTGTCACTCCCGCAGGAGTAAAAGATGCCACAGGCAAAGCAAATATCGATATTCAACTGGCAGTATACCAAGATGCGATCGCTGAACAATATCCAGATAAATCTATAGAAGCAGCAGCCTACTATTCTGTAACCAAACAAAAAACTATTAGTCGTCCGCAAAAAGATCCCCAAAAATTAGCTGCATTCGCTGAAAAAGTTAAATCTTACCTCGAACAAGGACACTATCCCGTTGCTCCCGATATAGATCGTAAAGCCTGTCGCTATTGTGACTATGATTTAGTTTGTCGCCAGGGCGATCGCCTAAGTCGCCAATCACATTAG